CAAATAACTTCTCTGTGGATAACAAAATTGGCGAAGGTGGATTTGGCCGTGTATACAAGGTCTCTGCATGAAATATTTTGCTTTTGTGAATTTGAATATCTCACATTTAATATTTCAATTAAATTCTAGTATGCATGTTTACTCAGGGTGTACTTGGTAATGGACAAGAAGTAGCTGTTAAGAGGCTGTCAAGAAGCTCAGGGCAAGGTGCAGAagaatttaaaaatgaaattgtAGTAGTTGCAAAGCTTCAACATAGAAATCTAGTTCGACTGTTGGGATTTTGCctggaaggagaagaaaagataCTCATCTATGAATTTGTTCCCAACAAAAGCCTTGACTACTTTCTCTTTGGTGGGTCGAACTAGACATACTTGAAGTAATATTTTATTGGTCCATGTTATCTTGTTCTATTTTACTTGATTCGACCATGTTATGCGAAATGATAGATAACACATTGGAGTGAATTCCAGTTTAGAACCTTAAACCATAGACGCACTCCAACTCTAGTatttaaactttaattttagttACTTCATCCTCTAAAGTATCAAATTTGTCACACATCAGTATAACAACTAAATGAATTGTCAAAACTAACGATAataggtaagtgatgatcaaaGTAGAGCAaaatatttcattcatttcaataatttCATTACTGATTATACTGAAGTGGGATAAATTGAAACCTTTAGGGTGAAGTGTCCACAATAgaattttaaaaactaaattgAGAGTGTGTTTATAGTTTAAGAACCAAGAGTGTAATTTACCTATTTGATTGTGCTTTCTGGAATTATTAATTTGGTAACTTTCATTGCTAACACAATATATTGTGTTTAAATTTGTGTAGATTCAGAAAATAAACGATCATTGAATTGGGCAAGACGTTACAATATCATTGGAGGTATAGCAAGAGGACTTCTTTATCTGCATGAGGATTCTCGCCTTAGAATTGTTCATCGTGATCTCAAAGCAGGCAATATATTATTGGATGGAAATATGAGCCCAAAGATAGCAGATTTTGGCATGGCAAGGATTTGTGGAGTTGATCAATCTGAAGGAAATACAAATAGAATTGCTGGGACATTGTAAGTTTTATGCCCATACTATATTTCTCGCATGATATGACGTTGTATCTTTCATAGAAAATTATGTACATCTCCATTCGATAGCCTCATTGGGATTGTCCTAGTACTAATTATAACAATCATTGAGCCTTGCAGTGGTTACATGGCTCCTGAATACACAAGGAGGGGCCAGTTCTCGGTAAAGTCAGATGTATTCAGTTTTGGGGTTGTAATTTTGGAAATTATCACCGGAAAAAAGAACAGCACCTTCTCCCAATCTGAAGATTCCGAAGACCTCGTAAGCTATGTAAGTGCGAATTGCAAAAACTTACTACAGTTTTTACTGTTGTTCTATGCTTTTGCACATTTGCAGTGGAGGATTTGAACTTGGCACCCCTAATGAAAATAGTTAGATGTCCAATACGAATCCTCACCATCATGACAGCACTAGGACTTATCATTTGCCATTTCTACATTGTTAAACATAGTAGAGTAGCTCAGAatttacttcattttttttaaggCATTTTAACTAATATGACAGGCCATATAAAATGATGGAAAGGAAGGTTGTGTATGGTTAAACTTTGAATGTAGAGTATTTACTAATGCCTAATGGAAAGGTGCCATTACTTGTGACACCTATATGTTTGAGCAAATTGAAGTTTTTAGGTGTGAAATCCTTATGAGTGGAATTATTTCAAAAAGGTTTGGGAGCATTGGAGACGTGGCGAAGCTTTAGCTCTTTTGGATGCAAGCATTGGAGATTCTTATGCCCAAAATGAAGTCATTCAATGTGTCCAAGTTGGCTTACTGTGTGTTGAAGAAGATGTCAGTAGAAGACCTATAATGGCTTCCGTGGTCTACATGCTGAATAGTAATTCTGTTATCCTGCCAACTCCACATCGTCCAGCATTCTTCCGGAGCAATAGATCAGAGAGCAGGGTGGAAGAGCTGGGAGTTAATCAATCTAATATCGAAAGAATTTTAACTCAAAGTTCTGTAAATGAGGCATCAATTACTGAACTATATcctagataaaggaaaaaaacaaaGGCAGTACTAGAAGAAAACATCAAGTGCATCATCAGTACCACAATGTATTTCTGGTAGCATGACTCATTTACCAGGAAGGTATCTAAAGTTTCTCCACTAGTGTTGAAAATTAGCTTCTTCACTCTGATTGACTTCTCACACCttaagggtctgtttgtttgaactgaaaatatttttcgGATTTTCTTGTGTTTGGCAGCAGAAGAtgttaggaaaatattttccaatgtaAAATGTTTTACGCTACAGGACGTAAAATGACTTATGGAGCAGGCATATGGAAGTTAATTTCAATCAAACTCGTGAAGCTTATCAACCATTTTAGGGCTTACCTATTAAGATACTCGTAACAAATAACAAAAACCAATACCGAGACTATTGTTAAAAATCCATCCCTGTGCCTGCTACAAAAAATGTCATTGTTAGCCACCTTTCCCTCCTCCTCATCTTCGCCAATTCTACTCCTTTCCTCCCATGCCAGCATAAACAATGCATCCATGGAGATGTAGAAAATCTATCCCAAGAGTGGGTCTTGATGAGTTTTTGGGTGAGGGAAATCTAGAAAAGTGAAAGAGATAGAGTGGAGGAAGACTTTTGTGCAGAAAAGTTTGTAACAGAATTCAAGAGCTACTTGTCCATATGATAGTTGATCAATTATAAGGTTTTAATTATTGAAGCAATTTTTATTGAGATATTATTAATTTGAATCTTCATTGGTACGATGTGTAATTGGTTTGAGAAATTATGAATTCCTGATTCTGGAGTTTGATAGATTTGGAGATTGGATGAATCTCTGGGTTGAGATTGTAAATCTAATGTACATGGGAAGGTGGTAGTTGAAGGGATTCTATTGAGGAATCTTCTTCTTGTAGGTTTTAGTTTTGTGGTACATTTTCTTAAAACTGCACCAAACATCtgaaaatgaagggaaaaagaaaattttttcaggaaaattattttcattgaaaatgttctccttggaaaaaaaattttatattgaaGCAAACGGACCCTAAGGGTATAAGGATGTGCTTCAAAGAACAATGCAAGTTGTTGTTgctctttagattttttttttattttaaaataaacaTGTCTTGAGGTTTTATCATTTGCACATAGAAAAACTAGGCTTCCTAGCTTAGTCTATCAATTATAACACTGCACCCGACGAGATTCTAGCCTAGGCTCTAAGTTTTAACTAATTCCCtagttcactgcaagtataaaGGTCGTGGCTCGTATTACTAGGGAGTTAGGATTGATCCTATGAGAATTACTTTTAACTATTAAAGcttttagctcactctattatTTAAACTAATCAAGAATTTCAACTAAGTAAAATAATCACAATGCTAAAACAATGCaaggaaaattaacaatttgAAAAAACTCAACTAAACACAAATGTTTTAGGGTATAGAATCCATTAAATGTACCTAATTTTGGATGAAATAGTCAATTATCACTAATGCTCTTGTCTTGCTAAGGATGTATTTCACTCAAACCATTGAAATTCGCTCTTGCCAATGAACCGAATTTAACCAAATACTATAATTTCCCTAATCTTGTGGTGAAATCTAAAGTGAAGACTTAGGCTCTGTTTGATAGtccaattcagcacttaaaatTAATGTATTTAGATTTTAATATGTTTAGAtgcgtttgataaccaaaaattgaacatctgaattaattaagtgtcactgaattttctaggtaAAATTTGCTtccaaaaataagtgataaactaNNNNNNNNNNNNNNNNNNNNNNNNNNNNNNNNNNNNNNNNNNNNNNNNNNNNNNNNNNNNNNNNNNNNNNNNNNNNNNNNNNNNNNNNNNNNNNNNNNNNNNNNNNNNNNNNNNNNNNNNNNNNNNNNNNNNNNNNNNNNNNNNNNNNNNNNNNNNNNNNNNNNNNNNNNNNNNNNNNNNNNNNNNNNNNNNNNNNNNNNNNNNNNNNNNNNNNNNNNNNNNNNNNNNNNNNNNNNNNNNNNNNNNNNNNNNNNNNNNNNNNNNNNNNNNNNNNNNNNNNNNNNNNNNNNNNNNNNNNNNNNNNNNNNNNNNNNNNNNNNNNNNNNNNNNNNNNNNNNNNNNNNNNNNNNNNNNNNNNNNNNNNNNNNNNNNNNNNNNNNNNNNNNNNNNNNNNNNNNNNNNNNNNNNNNNNNNNNNNNNNNNNNNNNNNNNNNNNNNNNNNNNNNNNNNNNNNNNNNNNNNNNNNNNNNNNNNNNNNNNNNNNNNNNNNNNNNNNNNNNNNNNNNNNNNNNNNNNNNNNNNNNNNNNNNNNNNNNNNNNNNNNNNNNNNNNNNNNNNNNNNNNNNNNNNNNNNNNNNNNNNNNNNNNNNNNNNNNNNNNNNNNNNNNNNNNNNNNNNNNNNNNNNNNNNNNNNNNNNNNNNNNNNNNNNNNNNNNNNNNNNNNNNNNNNNNNNNNNNNNNNNNNNNNNNNNNNNNNNNNNNNNNNNNNNNNNNNNNNNNNNNNNNNNNNNNNNNNNNNNNNNNNNNNNNNNNNNNNNNNNNNNNNNNNNNNNNNNNNNNNNNNNNNNNNNNNNNNNNNNNNNNNNNNNNNNNNNNNNNNNNNNNNNNNNNNNNNNNNNNNNNNNNNNNNNNNNNNNNNNNNNNNNNNNNNNNNNNNNNNNNNNNNNNNNNNNNNNNNNNNNNNNNNNNNNNNNNNNNNNNNNNNNNNNNNNNNNNNNNNNNNNNNNNNNNNNNNNNNNNNNNNNNNNNNNNNNNNNNNNNNNNNNNNNNNNNNNNNNNNNNNNNNNNNNNNNNNNNNNNNNNNNNNNNNNNNNNNNNNNNNNNNNNNNNNNNNNNNNNNNNNNNNNNNNNNNNNNNNNNNNNNNNNNNNNNNNNNNNNNNNNNNNNNNNNNNNNNNNNNNNNNNNNNNNNNNNNNNNNNNNNNNNNNNNNNNNNNNNNNNNNNNNNNNNNNNNNNNNNNNNNNNNNNNNNNNNNNNNNNNNNNNNNNNNNNNNNNNNNNNNNNNNNNNNNNNNNNNNNNNNNNNNNNNNNNNNNNNNNNNNNNNNNNNNNNNNNNNNNNNNNNNNNNNNNNNNNNNNNNNNNNNNNNNNNNNNNNNNNNNNNNNNNNNNNNNNNNNNNNNNNNNNNNNNNNNNNNNNNNNNNNNNNNNNNNNNNNNNNNNNNNNNNNNNNNNNNNNNNNNNNNNNNNNNNNNNNNNNNNNNNNNNNNNNNNNNNNNNNNNNNNNNNNNNNNNNNNNNNNNNNNNNNNNNNNNNNNNNNNNNNNNNNNNNNNNNNNNNNNNNNNNNNNNNNNNNNNNNNNNNNNNNNNNNNNNNNNNNNNNNNNNNNNNNNNNNNNNNNNNNNNNNNNNNNNNNNNNNNNNNNNNNNNNNNNNNNNNNNNNNNNNNNNNNNNNNNNNNNNNNNNNNNNNNNNNNNNNNNNNNNNNNNNNNNNNNNNNNNNNNNNNNNNNNNNNNNNNNNNNNNNNNNNNNNNNNNNNNNNNNNNNNNNNNNNNNNNNNNNNNNNNNNNNNNNNNNNNNNNNNNNNNNNNNNNNNNNNNNNNNNNNNNNNNNNNNNNNNNNNNNNNNNNNNNNNNNNNNNNNNNNNNNNNNNNNNNNNNNNNNNNNNNNNNNNNNNNNNNNNNNNNNNNNNNNNNNNNNNNNNNNNNNNNNNNNNNNNNNNNNNNNNNNNNNNNNNNNNNNNNNNNNNNNNNNNNNNNNNNNNNNNNNNNNNNNNNNNNNNNNNNNNNNNNNNNNNNNNNNNNNNNNNNNNNNNNNNNNNNNNNNNNNNNNNNNNNNNNNNNNNNNNNNNNNNNNNNNNNNNNNNNNNNNNNNNNNNNNNNNNNNNNNNNNNNNNNNNNNNNNNNNNNNNNNNNNNNNNNNNNNNNNNNNNNNNNNNNNNNNNNNNNNNNNNNNNNNNNNNNNNNNNNNNNNNNNNNNNNNNNNNNNNNNNNNNNNNNNNNNNNNNNNNNNNNNNNNNNNNNNNNNNNNNNNNNNNNNNNNNNNNNNNNNNNNNNNNNNNNNNNNNNNNNNNNNNNNNNNNNNNNNNNNNNNNNNNNNNNNNNNNNNNNNNNNNNNNNNNNNNNNNNNNNNNNNNNNNNNNNNNNNNNNNNNNNNNNNNNNNNNNNNNNNNNNNNNNNNNNNNNNNNNNNNNNNNNNNNNNNNNNNNNNNNNNNNNNNNNNNNNNNNNNNNNNNNNNNNNNNNNNNNNNNNNNNNNNNNNNNNNNNNNNNNNNNNNNNNNNNNNNNNNNNNNNNNNNNNNNNNNNNNNNNNNNNNNNNNNNNNNNNNNNNNNNNNNNNNNNNNNNNNNNNNNNNNNNNNNNNNNNNNNNNNNNNNNNNNNNNNNNNNNNNNNNNNNNNNNNNNNNNNNNNNNNNNNNNNNNNNNNNNNNNNNNNNNNNNNNNNNNNNNNNNNNNNNNNNNNNNNNNNNNNNNNNNNNNNNNNNNNNNNNNNNNNNNNNNNNNNNNNNNNNNNNNNNNNNNNNNNNNNNNNNNNNNNNNNNNNNNNNNNNNNNNNNNNNNNNNNNNNNNNNNNNNNNNNNNNNNNNNNNNNNNNNNNNNNNNNNNNNNNNNNNNNNNNNNNNNNNNNNNNNNNNNNNNNNNNNNNNNNNNNNNNNNNNNNNNNNNNNNNNNNNNNNNNNNNNNNNNNNNNNNNNNNNNNNNNNNNNNNNNNNNNNNNNNNNNNNNNNNNNNNNNNNNNNNNNNNNNNNNNNNNNNNNNNNNNNNNNNNNNNNNNNNNNNNNNNNNNNNNNNNNNNNNNNNNNNNNNNNNNNNNNNNNNNNNNNNNNNNNNNNNNNNNNNNNNNNNNNNNNNNNNNNNNNNNNNNNNNNNNNNNNNNNNNNNNNNNNNNNNNNNNNNNNNNNNNNNNNNNNNNNNNNNNNNNNNNNNNNNNNNNNNNNNNNNNNNNNNNNNNNNNNNNNNNNNNNNNNNNNNNNNNNNNNNNNNNNNNNNNNNNNNNNNNNNNNNNNNNNNNNNNNNNNNNNNNNNNNNNNNNNNNNNNNNNNNNNNNNNNNNNNNNNNNNNNNNNNNNNNNNNNNNNNNNNNNNNNNNNNNNNNNNNNNNNNNNNNNNNNNNNNNNNNNNNNNNNNNNNNNNNNNNNNNNNNNNNNNNNNNNNNNNNNNNNNNNNNNNNNNNNNNNNNNNNNNNNNNNNNNNNNNNNNNNNNNNNNNNNNNNNNNNNNNNNNNNNNNNNNNNNNNNNNNNNNNNNNNNNNNNNNNNNNNNNNNNNNNNNNNNNNNNNNNNNNNNNNNNNNNNNNNNNNNNNNNNNNNNNNNNNNNNNNNNNNNNNNNNNNNNNNNNNNNNNNNNNNNNNNNNNNNNNNNNNNNNNNNNNNNNNNNNNNNNNNNNNNNNNNNNNNNNNNNNNNNNNNNNNNNNNNNNNNNNNNNNNNNNNNNNNNNNNNNNNNNNNNNNNNNNNNNNNNNNNNNNNNNNNNNNNNNNNNNNNNNNNNNNNNNNNNNNNNNNNNNNNNNNNNNNNNNNNNNNNNNNNNNNNNNNNNNNNNNNNNNNNNNNNNNNNNNNNNNNNNNNNNNNNNNNNNNNNNNNNNNNNNNNNNNNNNNNNNNNNNNNNNNNNNNNNNNNNNNNNNNNNNNNNNNNNNNNNNNNNNNNNNNNNNNNNNNNNNNNNNNNNNNNNNNNNNNNNNNNNNNNNNNNNNNNNNNNNNNNNNNNNNNNNNNNNNNNNNNNNNNNNNNNNNNNNNNNNNNNNNNNNNNNNNNNNNNNNNNNNNNNNNNNNNNNNNNNNNNNNNNNNNNNNNNNNNNNNNNNNNNNNNNNNNNNNNNNNNNNNNNNNNNNNNNNNNNNNNNNNNNNNNNNNNNNNNNNNNNNNNNNNNNNNNNNNNNNNNNNNNNNNNNNNNNNNNNNNNNNNNNNNNNNNNNNNNNNNNNNNNNNNNNNNNNNNNNNNNNNNNNNNNNNNNNNNNNNNNNNNNNNNNNNNNNNNNNNNNNNNNNNNNNNNNNNNNNNNNNNNNNNNNNNNNNNNNNNNNNNNNNNNNNNNNNNNNNNNNNNNNNNNNNNNNNNNNNNNNNNNNNNNNNNNNNNNNNNNNNNNNNNNNNNNNNNNNNNNNNNNNNNNNNNNNNNNNNNNNNNNNNNNNNNNNNNNNNNNNNNNNNNNNNNNNNNNNNNNNNNNNNNNNNNNNNNNNNNNNNNNNNNNNNNNNNNNNNNNNNNNNNNNNNNNNNNNNNNNNNNNNNNNNNNNNNNNNNNNNNNNNNNNNNNNNNNNNNNNNNNNNNNNNNNNNNNNNNNNNNNNNNNNNNNNNNNNNNNNNNNNNNNNNNNNNNNNNNNNNNNNNNNNNNNNNNNNNNNNNNNNNNNNNNNNNNNNNNNNNNNNNNNNNNNNNNNNNNNNNNNNNNNNNNNNNNNNNNNNNNNNNNNNNNNNNNNNNNNNNNNNNNNNNNNNNNNNNNNNNNNNNNNNNNNNNNNNNNNNNNNNNNNNNNNNNNNNNNNNNNNNNNNNNNNNNNNNNNNNNNNNNNNNNNNNNNNNNNNNNNNNNNNNNNNNNNNNNNNNNNNNNNNNNNNNNNNNNNNNNNNNNNNNNNNNNNNNNNNNNNNNNNNNNNNNNNNNNNNNNNNNNNNNNNNNNNNNNNNNNNNNNNNNNNNNNNNNNNNNNNNNNNNNNNNNNNNNNNNNNNNNNNNNNNNNNNNNNNNNNNNNNNNNNNNNNNNNNNNNNNNNNNNNNNNNNNNNNNNNNNNNNNNNNNNNNNNNNNNNNNNNNNNNNNNNNNNNNNNNNNNNNNNNNNNNNNNNNNNNNNNNNNNNNNNNNNNNNNNNNNNNNNNNNNNNNNNNNNNNNNNNNNNNNNNNNNNNNNNNNNNNNNNNNNNNNNNNNNNNNNNNNNNNNNNNNNNNNNNNNNNNNNNNNNNNNNNNNNNNNNNNNNNNNNNNNNNNNNNNNNNNNNNNNNNNNNNNNNNNNNNNNNNNNNNNNNNNNNNNNNNNNNNNNNNNNNNNNNNNNNNNNNNNNNNNNNNNNNNNNNNNNNNNNNNNNNNNNNNNNNNNNNNNNNNNNNNNNNNNNNNNNNNNNNNNNNNNNNNNNNNNNNNNNNNNNNNNNNNNNNNNNNNNNNNNNNNNNNNNNNNNNNNNNNNNNNNNNNNNNNNNNNNNNNNNNNNNNNNNNNNNNNNNNNNNNNNNNNNNNNNNNNNNNNNNNNNNNNNNNNNNNNNNNNNNNNNNNNNNNNNNNNNNNNNNNNNNNNNNNNNNNNNNNNNNNNNNNNNNNNNNNNNNNNNNNNNNNNNNNNNNNNNNNNNNNNNNNNNNNNNNNNNNNNNNNNNNNNNNNNNNNNNNNNNNNNNNNNNNNNNNNNNNNNNNNNNNNNNNNNNNNNNNNNNNNNNNNNNNNNNNNNNNNNNNNNNNNNNNNNNNNNNNNNNNNNNNNNNNNNNNNNNNNNNNNNNNNNNNNNNNNNNNNNNNNNNNNNNNNNNNNNNNNNNNNNNNNNNNNNNNNNNNNNNNNNNNNNNNNNNNNNNNNNNNNNNNNNNNNNNNNNNNNNNNNNNNNNNNNNNNNNNNNNNNNNNNNNNNNNNNNNNNNNNNNNNNNNNNNNNNNNNNNNNNNNNNNNNNNNNNNNNNNNNNNNNNNNNNNNNNNNNNNNNNNNNNNNNNNNNNNNNNNNNNNNNNNNNNNNNNNNNNNNNNNNNNNNNNNNNNNNNNNNNNNNNNNNNNNNNNNNNNNNNNNNNNNNNNNNNNNNNNNNNNNNNNNNNNNNNNNNNNNNNNNNNNNNNNNNNNNNNNNNNNNNNNNNNNNNNNNNNNNNNNNNNNNNNNNNNNNNNNNNNNNNNNNNNNNNNNNNNNNNNNNNNNNNNNNNNNNNNNNNNNNNNNNNNNNNNNNNNNNNNNNNNNNNNNNNNNNNNNNNNNNNNNNNNNNNNNNNNNNNNNNNNNNNNNNNNNNNNNNNNNNNNNNNNNNNNNNNNNNNNNNNNNNNNNNNNNNNNNNNNNNNNNNNNNNNNNNNNNNNNNNNNNNNNNNNNNNNNNNNNNNNNNNNNNNNNNNNNNNNNNNNNNNNNNNNNNNNNNNNNNNNNNNNNNNNNNNNNNNNNNNNNNNNNNNNNNNNNNNNNNNNNNNNNNNNNNNNNNNNNNNNNNNNNNNNNNNNNNNNNNNNNNNNNNNNNNNNNNNNNNNNNNNNNNNNNNNNNNNNNNNNNNNNNNNNNNNNNNNNNNNNNNNNNNNNNNNNNNNNNNNNNNNNNNNNNNNNNNNNNNNNNNNNNNNNNNNNNNNNNNNNNNNNNNNNNNNNNNNNNNNNNNNNNNNNNNNNNNNNNNNNNNNNNNNNNNNNNNNNNNNNNNNNNNNNNNNNNNNNNNNNNNNNNNNNNNNNNNNNNNNNNNNNNNNNNNNNNNNNNNNNNNNNNNNNNNNNNNNNNNNNNNNNNNNNNNNNNNNNNNNNNNNNNNNNNNNNNNNNNNNNNNNNNNNNNNNNNNNNNNNNNNNNNNNNNNNNNNNNNNNNNNNNNNNNNNNNNNNNNNNNNNNNNNNNNNNNNNNNNNNNNNNNNNNNNNNNNNNNNNNNNNNNNNNNNNNNNNNNNNNNNNNNNNNNNNNNNNNNNNNNNNNNNNNNNNNNNNNNNNNNNNNNNNNNNNNNNNNNNNNNNNNNNNNNNNNNNNNNNNNNNNNNNNNNNNNNNNNNNNNNNNNNNNNNNNNNNNNNNNNNNNNNNNNNNNNNNNNNNNNNNNNNNNNNNNNNNNNNNNNNNNNNNNNNNNNNNNNNNNNNNNNNNNNNNNNNNNNNNNNNNNNNNNNNNNNNNNNNNNNNNNNNNNNNNNNNNNNNNNNNNNNNNNNNNNNNNNNNNNNNNNNNNNNNNNNNNNNNNNNNNNNNNNNNNNNNNNNNNNNNNNNNNNNNNNNNNNNNNNNNNNNNNNNNNNNNNNNNNNNNNNNNNNNNNNNNNNNNNNNNNNNNNNNNNNNNNNNNNNNNNNNNNNNNNNNNNNNNNNNNNNNNNNNNNNNNNNNNNNNNNNNNNNNNNNNNNNNNNNNNNNNNNNNNNNNNNNNNNNNNNNNNNNNNNNNNNNNNNNNNNNNNNNNNNNNNNNNNNNNNNNNNNNNNNNNNNNNNNNNNNNNNNNNNNNNNNNNNNNNNNNNNNNNNNNNNNNNNNNNNNNNNNNNNNNNNNNNNNNNNNNNNNNNNNNNNNNNNNNNNNNNNNNNNNNNNNNNNNNNNNNNNNNNNNNNNNNNNNNNNNNNNNNNNNNNNNNNNNNNNNNNNNNNNNNNNNNNNNNNNNNNNNNNNNNNNNNNNNNNNNNNNNNNNNNNNNNNNNNNNNNNNNNNNNNNNNNNNNNNNNNNNNNNNNNNNNNNNNNNNNNNNNNNNNNNNNNNNNNNNNNNNNNNNNNNNNNNNNNNNNNNNNNNNNNNNNNNNNNNNNNNNNNNNNNNNNNNNNNNNNNNNNNNNNNNNNNNNNNNNNNNNNNNNNNNNNNNNNNNNNNNNNNNNNNNNNNNNNNNNNNNNNNNNNNNNNNNNNNNNNNNNNNNNNNNNNNNNNNNNNNNNNNNNNNNNNNNNNNNNNNNNNNNNNNNNNNNNNNNNNNNNNNNNNNNNNNNNNNNNNNNNNNNNNNNNNNNNNNNNNNNNNNNNNNNNNNNNNNNNNNNNNNNNNNNNNNNNNNNNNNNNNNNNNNNNNNNNNNNNCTAAATTCTCACCAACACACAAAACACATAAGGAAGCTTCAAAATTCCCACATGAATTTTCACCAGGAGAAAAAAAGATCCTCCTGCAAAAACCAGGAAATAAGAGAAGCTATACATCAAAATTAAACTAATCTTTTACCATCTAATAAACGTACTTGACCTCATACATATAGGTATACCAACAACAACATCAACATAAAGATTGaaactttcatgcaaaaaaaaaaaaatcttaaagtAACTGATTAATCAATGGGCCTGAAAAACGCAAaagaatattaaaaaaaatcctTAGCTTAATTAGGATTGAACAAAATAATGCAGGCATCGACTAGTAATTTCATGCGTGTAAACCTCTATTGGAGACTTTATATGAATGAAATCAAATTTAAGGTTTCTGCGAACAAGAAATTTACCTTGTTCTCCGTAAAATTGTCAAACATATGACAGGGAAGCATGTTAATAACAATGATTTGCTTATGTACCTGAATAATATGGATTTCAGATTTGGGAAGCGAGGCAATTGACTTGCATGATTGAGAGAAATAGCAGAAAACaataatataattaaatatttcGGAAATCTTTTAAAAGTTTACCTGATGAGGTCGGGGCGGGTCGGGTGACGAAACGGAGCTCAGTTGGACAAGCTGAAGACGTTGAGAAGGTTGAGGCTGGGCAGTACCGTTATCTGTTGTTTTGGCTGCTGCGCCTGTGGGATCTTAcggaaattttcttttcttttcccattTTTTCTTCCTGCTTTTGGGGTTAAATGATTACGGTTggattttgtaatttttttccgTGGTTTAGGAAGAGTTGAAGACTCGTTGACACATTCACGCCTTTAGGGACACAGAAGAACAGATTTCTCGTCCCATCCTTCCTTGAGTCATAGACGGTGCGGACAAAATTCTAAGTACTATCTGACAATTTTTTGGCTTTAGACAACGATTTTGCACTTTGCAAATTCAATATATAATTGTTTGGTGCCGTCCTTATAAAGCAAAAGATCCCGTTGAACCACGGATTCTTTCAACCAATAAttctgtttgtttggattgttaaTTTTAAGAGTTTTTtgtagttaaaaaaaaatattgtggcGATTTGATGaggtaaaaaaataattgaaaaatgtatttatgaaaaacgtaaaaatttttcatcGAAAATCAAATTCCAAACAAGTTAGGGTAAACGAATATAATCAAGTCGAACACCTTAAAGTTcaaatttgtttgattattttaacgaa
Above is a genomic segment from Coffea eugenioides isolate CCC68of chromosome 5, Ceug_1.0, whole genome shotgun sequence containing:
- the LOC113772159 gene encoding cysteine-rich receptor-like protein kinase 10 — protein: MFPSCKVRYEVYPFYGSVSSAPPPTSSAPPLPANSPGGPPSSSTKGKGRSLLRAAFRIAVPLIIVAVMLFVMSFVFLKRRLRKRYLTLNRVYLLITGVDGVADILTAESLQYSLTEIQIVTNNFSVDNKIGEGGFGRVYKGVLGNGQEVAVKRLSRSSGQGAEEFKNEIVVVAKLQHRNLVRLLGFCLEGEEKILIYEFVPNKSLDYFLFDSENKRSLNWARRYNIIGGIARGLLYLHEDSRLRIVHRDLKAGNILLDGNMSPKIADFGMARICGVDQSEGNTNRIAGTFGYMAPEYTRRGQFSVKSDVFSFGVVILEIITGKKNSTFSQSEDSEDLVSYVWEHWRRGEALALLDASIGDSYAQNEVIQCVQVGLLCVEEDVSRRPIMASVVYMLNSNSVILPTPHRPAFFRSNRSESRVEELGVNQSNIERILTQSSVNEASITELYPR